Part of the Bicyclus anynana chromosome 3, ilBicAnyn1.1, whole genome shotgun sequence genome is shown below.
ataagttattgtttatgaTGGAAGTATTAAACTTTTTTCTAACctgttacttttatattttttccctaACTGATAGAAACAGGAAgaaataaatttagaaaattacaAAGGTACACGAATACGAAAGCTTTTTAATACTTACAATGCTATTCCATCTGCCGTCACCTTCAGTATCTTGTTGTGGAGCTGCCGCAGAACATGGATTCATGATAGAAGattatttataatgttgttATTAGTTGAAAGTAATTGTGCGCTCCCTTTCTTTATAGAACTAATTTAATATCGTTTATATTCTCAATAGATTGATTTCGAATTTTTATACCAATTTCCATCCACAAatcacaaatataaattatttgacattgacaaatcacaaatagttaaatatttccAAGTACAAGTACAACttgaaaataaaagttaattagtCAATCTGTGGTACAAGACAAACCGGTTTTCTATTGTCTATAATATTAAACTGTAGATGCTTAGACACTATACATGTAACTTGaacttaggcctagttcggactactttagtattttagtcgagtacgaacgatttttgggcggtaaatccaaaaattgttcgtactcgactaaaaatactaaagtaatccAAACCAGACGTAAAGACTCAAAACAAACTCGATCCGTAAATTGTAAAACTAGAACTACTGTCTACTTGACGACCTTGAAAAAATTTTGATTgacctttgttttgttttgaatttgaagTATTACTAATCTGTGCTATGAATCTGTAgctgtagtttaataaaaaaaaactaaataacataacctcaaataaataaattaaagaattaaaatttttagagtATCTTACAATAAAAGTTATGGTGATGTATTAAATTATGACTCTATTCCATTCATAAACCAAATAATAAACCCTACTCTGTTAGTGCGAGTAATattaaaatggcagagaataataCCGCAgatgatgaaataaatcttTTAGAACAAAGGCATAAAAAGGAAAAGAAGGAGCTGCAGGCTCAAATTCAGGGTTTGAAAAAGACAGCGAAAAATGACAAGACTAAGAAAAAAGAACTTACTGCAGAGATCGTAAGATTAGAATCAGATTTAGAAGAGCGCCATAGAAAAGAAACCGAGGAGTTACAGAATGGTTGCAGCCGCGACTTGGCCGAACCAGAAGGAAGTGATACGGAAATAGACACCGGAGTTACAAAACAAAAGGTCTCGAAAGCACAAAAACGCAGAAACAAAAAGTTGCAACAAGAGAGAGATCGGGAAAAAGAGATAAGTCTGCAAGAACAAGAAAATTTACATGGCCCCAGGAATATGGAAAATCAAGAAATGTCGTCTAGGTTACAAGAAAGGAAGCTAAAGATTTATCCAATACCTTCAGATGGTGATTGTTTGTATAGGGCAGTGGCCCATCAATTagaaactaaatataatattattaaatctatCAATGATTTAAGGAATGATGTGGCGACTTACATTCAGGATAATATAGATGAATTTAAGCAATTTATGTGTCACCCAGACACTGGTATGAGTCTGTCAGAAAGTGAATTTCAGGAGTactgtaataaaataagaaatactaAAGAATGGGGTGGTCAAGTAGAGATAAGGGCACTGTCAAATTGTCTCAAGTGCCCTATAACTGTCATACAGGCAGCTGGACCTGTTGCAATAGAACAAGGCACTGAATTTTCAGGCTCTCCCTTGATTATTACATACCATAGACATATGTACAGTTTAGGTGAACACTACAACTCCACTCAAGTTTTAAATGAAGATGATTAATCATAGTTCCTAgttttatacataactagcagAACCTCATGGTTTTACCcacatagttcccattcctgtgggaatatgggaataaaatatagcccatgttacttcctgataatgtagctttttatagttaaaagaatttttcaaatcggcctaGTATTTTTGAGTTAATTACTAACAAATTATCTtcaattgcatcatcacttaccatcaggtgatcaTTGTAGTTAGTCTAGTAGTAGTTAACTtctagagaattaaaaaaaaagttagtgtCTAGGCAACTTAGATTGTCTCATCTGTCAGGCTTTTTATATTGGAAACAAAGATGAAAAATGCAAACTTATACAAaagttcataataaattatgtgatatcatgttttttttattcttgaataacattaaaAGTGTAAAGATAATGGTTGCCCTGCTGTTTCACTGTCATAGTTCTAATTCCTCTGGGATTATGTGGATAAAACaatgacattatattgtacccaataaaatataatcagaGTTTCTTGTTGTTAATGCTTTGCAGTTGTGATAGAACTTTAAAACCAATTTAGCAGTTTTGCTGACAATGTGTAACAAACTTTATGAATGGATTTGACAAGactacttttacaaaattgttatcCTGTTCAGTGTATCAAACCTTgctgtttgtttaattaaatgataaatattcATTGCCTTTTGTCAATGCATAATCAATAAACAAATACTCTAATCTCATAAGTTTTATTTGTCACATTTGACAAATCAAGCAGATAGCTCATCTGGTTGAATGTGGCTGTTATACAAATACTCCTGCAACCCCTAGTGAGGTACTACTGTAACATAACATAATTTTCTCACTTAATCTTAGAATATGCACTAACCTATCACTgaaaactgcatcaaaatccGACTAGTAGATTTGGTTttgtgcaaacaaaaaaaatattgcagtgTTTACTGGTGAGTGGTCATagcacctatctaagaacatgCACTAATCTAACCTGAATCTATCAGAGTTATTAGAGGCTAGTTATTGccagcaaataataataaattaaacataaaagaaATGATTCACAAAagattatttgaaattattgttgttaaagaagaagaatccaaaggaaacagttaaaataaatttttctttaaatacttttatttaatacagaATAAAACACAGGTTTCAATCCAATACAAAAATCTACAGTACACTCATGAATTGCACCCAACATTTAAGTACCATACTTCAAAGCAAAGTGACCTCACTACCCAACACACTAAATCAAAAgacaatataaacaataaaaaaagggtggttacaagaaaatttttattcaaataaactcATTTAAGTTAAGTCCTTTTCGTGAAAAAAGTCCCaaagacgcggcgctaatgtcataTTGGCGGtcatattgtcatttgtgtaaggcgctgtcaattttagttcacgTTTTAGCCGTGGGATTTCTTTCATGAAAACCTTTAAagcataaacaaaaaaatacaactttCTTTAGgtgtattattgttatttattaggattttggaaaataaaaaaaatcagtgttaTAGTATTTTCCTTAACTctcaaatttttttattgttaatattaaaaactaccGGACATCCGCGATTCGTCAACGTAAAACTctacttttcacaaatccagcgagaaccatggattttttttaatcaatacgcgcacgacttcataccctcGCAGTcctccccccgtcgcccgcatatcatttgAGTGTGctataatttcaatatattttctgCTAACAATCCTTTCATGTCCATTTCAATAGTCAAGTGTAAAGGTGAGTCACTGTTCTTCAAGTGTTGGTATATTTTGTTGATTTGATGCACTAAGTAGTGGCACTGCCATACTGGTAAAGTGTTCCTACTTTTATTCCCCATTTTGGGCCGGTGGTTCATTTGATTCTTCTTtaagatgtttgtttggatcATCAGGCTTCATTGCAGGGAACAACAGTACCTCctagaaataaaatatgacatagtaattaataaataaaattttgtaaaaatcatacaatttacaataattataattattatttatataatatatgtactaatattaaagaggtaaagtttgtggtgtagtagcggtaatctctggatatactaaaccgatttttaaaatttttataccactagaaagccacattatttgtgagtgtcataggctatattttatcatcacGGGAAGGCTAACTACGCGGGTTAAATCCGCGGGGCGTCGGTttctagtataataaataaaagagaagaaatattataataaaagtaaaatttggGTGTCTTCactatgaataaaattaacatagtTTTAGATTGGGAGTCTGGTTGTACCATCTATGTATTTTCCGTATGATGTACAATTAGatcatgataatgatggtgacaGACTGCTTAACTCGTTCTCCAATGCTTATGAGTAGCTAGCAaacacttcatcatcatcatcatcatcatcatcatcatcatcatcatcatcatatcagccgatggacgtcaactgcaggacataagccttttgtagggatttccaaacatcaagatacCATCATAagatcatttctgattcgatcacgcaagaTAAgaagatactccgagcatagctcgttccatcgcccgctgtctgactctgagccttcttatctatgggcctcataagaaggctcagaccAAATACTTACTTTAATGTTATTGGAGTCAGTCAAAAACATCGTCAGGCGATCGACTCCCAGCCCCCATCCCCCAGTGGGCGGTAACCCGTACTCCAGGGCGGTGCAGAAGGCTTCGTCCGTGGGTGGCGCCTCGTCATCGCCGGCCGCGCGGTCCTTGGCTTGCTGCTCGAAACGTTCCCTCTGTATCGCCGGATCGTTCAACTCTGTATATGCATTGCATATTTCTTTCTTCATAACAAACAGTTCAAACCTgtgaaattcaataaaatattgttatcgccgcgttgcaacgacttgcggtacggacggcttcagtgtgctcgtggcgttcgagccctccacatctcttgttgtgtatttctttatgggttacttgggataggcagggagagtgacttgagtggaaaaggagagtgtttgttaacagtcaaaggaacCTTTACACACTACACACAtagttcacaagtgcgtgacttctctcaaggtcattctctgccattctagggtctttttttagttacagtttgatttgttaatttagttgtcttgacaaatgttgtgaatcataacctttgttcgacattagttttcttatttttgtaatcactccAGAGTCTtctaaaaatatctatactaatattataaatgcgaaaggtcgaGTAAGTTTGTCCGTCTGTTTCTTTTTCACGGCTAAGCCACAGGAccaatttgaatgaaattataAAGTGAACCTTGAAGCATAACGctactttttcttataaatacacggattaaaaaaaaacagattttacgcgaacgaagttgcgggcgtccgctagtatttaaatttaaatttatatgtataatatctaAATGATTTAAACTTGTTTTGcattatttaattcaattttaatttttttaacaaaatatttgtcatatcttttaaatatgaccaatattcccattcccctccaactagtcaggaaagactgtattaagagtgggtacgacaatagaccaacggggcggggatcgaaccaccacccctcggtgtcACTGACTGGTCACTGAGTTTTAGACACTTTAGTCACTAATCCTTTCGTGAGATTCTATTTTTCACAAAATCCACAGGGTCCAGGGATTTTTTCAGAGATAAAAAATAGTTCATTTAAGGTAATTCAGGAGTTAGAAATAAATCAATTCTATTCcaaaattttatccaaatcggttcgCGTTCGCGTGACAGTCGCGGAGTGAATGATAAACTAACTAACAAGCATACACACACGTGTGGAAGATTTAGATGAGGTACCAACAACTACTTTGTTCAAAAAACTGTTCTTGTGATaatttaaaagattaaaaagtCCAATACAGTTTTATAAAACGTACGTACTTAAAGCATGTTCAAAGTCAACAATATGTTATctaaatattaacaatttctTGAAATATTGTGATAAACTTCGTTTGAATTCGCCATTgttatcttaaaataataataacgatATGCAATTTATGTCAAAATGCAGATTTCTTTATCGACTTGCTATCTCTCAATTGTGTgtgtaaaaactttaatttacttactatgaattaagttttattcaaaattttttgattatttactttattcgtagaaagagaatcgacgtgccacatggctacaggccctggccCTATATTGGgttgttgaaaattaaattttgaattgttTTTGCATTATTATTTCAATGTCACGCCATGAAAGTTGCGCGCGTCCCTGAGTAGAAAATAGAGTTGTTTCAGTGATTCATTATTACGAACAATAACGGAATTGTATATTGTGATTGGATAATATTTACATACAGATAAGATAATTGtgcattttacaataattagttAGGTATTCTACTATATTGTTCCCATTAATGATTTCTTATCTTTATGTCTGGGATTTCTAATTATCTCAATTATAAAgctatattcatattattatgatatcagatatcttattaattaaaaattacataattatatcagTATATTCCCGCTTATCTGTAGAACCAAAAGGTGGACTTCCATCTTTTGGTTCTAcagatgaataaaaaataaagattgattTAAGATTAAACATTACTTCCAAAAAAGTTGACTTACCTTTCAGTAAGGCCGGGAACCTCCCTGTGGTATTTAGATAAGGGGCTCATAATCTGTGGGTGGTCTAATATGAATGTAGGGTTAATACATTTTTCTTCCAGAAACTCCCCAACCAGTTTATCTAAGAGTCTTGCTGTTGTCCTTGGAGGTGGGCATTCAAcctaaaaagaaatacatattgtaATGGTATAGTCAaacctgatgtttcaaaagtgctcgcATACTTGAAATAAgcaaatattgaattttgaatgatGTTATCATTTAGAAAGCATATTATAAACCATCAATCTAGTACTAACCTAGGacaataatgaacaattaaaGACCATACAAAAAAAGTgtcagcttggcaacttcgttcgtaacactctgaTGTTACGCTCGGGGCGGACGGCGTATAGCGATGAATgcaaaacccacgactgatgcacttcacttccccgcacgcacgatttcacacccgcgcagtctttccgcccgtcacccgcatatcatgggagtgttatcaacgaacttgccaggcCATAACTTATTACCTGATGTTTCTCACACAGTTGGCTGAGCATAGCGTTTGCCTCAGGAGTGCCTAATTGATCAGCGGGTGGCAGTTTCACTTTGAGTTCCTTTTCCAGAGTGGCAATCATGGGCACCTTAGCAAATGGTGGCGTAAAATCAATTTCTAATTCCTCTCCATCTGGCCCATCTGGATGATATTTTATCTGTGAATCAAGTAGGCCATATCCACTTtaaggttcatttacacgagcagcacgttgctaatggcagctggcaactgctatCAACGACTGCAGACGGCGGAAGTCGACGGCAGTCGCCGGCAGTTAACGgtagtcgactgcagtcgccgGCAGTCAACGGTAGTCGATTGCAGTCGGCGACTGCCGACGACTTCCGACAGAGAAAATATGCGAGATGCAGACAGaaacatcatcattagcaactcaCTTTTGAGCATGAgtatcttctcagaatgagaggcgttagatAATGTGTCACAGAAAAGTGAGTGTACACAGAATAGGTCt
Proteins encoded:
- the LOC112048673 gene encoding deubiquitinase OTUD6B: MAENNTADDEINLLEQRHKKEKKELQAQIQGLKKTAKNDKTKKKELTAEIVRLESDLEERHRKETEELQNGCSRDLAEPEGSDTEIDTGVTKQKVSKAQKRRNKKLQQERDREKEISLQEQENLHGPRNMENQEMSSRLQERKLKIYPIPSDGDCLYRAVAHQLETKYNIIKSINDLRNDVATYIQDNIDEFKQFMCHPDTGMSLSESEFQEYCNKIRNTKEWGGQVEIRALSNCLKCPITVIQAAGPVAIEQGTEFSGSPLIITYHRHMYSLGEHYNSTQVLNEDD